One Dokdonia sp. Dokd-P16 genomic window carries:
- a CDS encoding PD-(D/E)XK nuclease family protein, protein MQTFIDVVLDKEQGSENENIIYILPSRRAGNTLTKKIASRAITTSFAPKVFSIEEFISHVTGLKSASNIDLIFILFESYKEVVAKKKLADFQTFCGWAQSILSDFNEIDRFLLNQSEVFNHLKDIKELSDHWSSSKNELVLNYIDFWNSLFDIYTVFCSKSLDKGAVHQGYVYRQAVETIEHYIHSSPNVRHVFIGFNALNTAEQQLIQALLSEGNAEIYWDTEKSFLNNPFHETNSFVKNYKSKWSYYNSNPFNWTFDNYSSHKNIATYACSQDILQAKTLGTILSKISSQELSNTAIVLGEESLLLPVLNALPRTIQKVNITMGLPLSKTPTASFFDQLITLKKNPHKNGYYFKDVLNILRNPLSAALLGSQTEHLEHEIITNNLIFISVPRLAELSSNSTDTVFNLLFQTWNENPKEAVINCIRIIEALRALFDTGNNTLQLEYIYGFYVAFNKLKQLMDAQDHIKDISTFIHFYREILSSETIDLRGDPEQGLQIMGVLESRVLDYKHVIITSVNEGILPSGKSQNSYIPYDLKKLYNLPTYSEKDAVYAYHFYHLLHRANTVDLLYTTHSTGLGSSEKSRFIRQIEEEGIHNIKKHVVTPSTIKIEERLPHIPKDTAIIDSLKNLFKKGISPSALTTYLRDPIVFYERYVLGVNSSNEVEETVAANTMGTIVHNTLEELYKPHVGQQLTVTIIEELLTMIEVEVRNQFKLVYGLNHITEGKNKIVYAIVTRYVENYLKREKGLLKKGDTVILKSVEDDLRNIQLTEDIFLRGKVDLVEQRNNNVNIVDYKTGKVAQKDLNLSAFNDLLLPEGKFEKAFQVLMYAYMLNKKKPLDFPVSVGIISFKNLQSGYLPFRYNKNEQVTEDTLLEFEVVLKSLIAEILNPEIPFTQREV, encoded by the coding sequence ATGCAAACTTTTATTGACGTAGTACTTGATAAAGAACAAGGTTCTGAAAACGAGAATATCATTTATATCCTTCCTAGCCGTCGTGCAGGAAATACACTTACAAAAAAAATAGCTTCACGAGCAATCACCACTTCGTTTGCGCCTAAAGTTTTTTCAATAGAAGAATTTATAAGTCATGTTACCGGTTTAAAATCAGCTAGTAACATAGACTTAATATTTATCCTATTTGAAAGTTATAAAGAAGTTGTAGCCAAGAAAAAGCTTGCCGATTTCCAAACGTTCTGTGGATGGGCTCAATCCATTTTGAGTGACTTCAACGAGATAGACAGATTTCTCTTAAATCAGTCAGAAGTATTTAATCATCTAAAAGATATTAAAGAACTCTCAGATCACTGGTCTTCCTCAAAGAATGAATTAGTACTCAACTATATTGATTTTTGGAATAGCTTATTTGACATCTATACGGTCTTTTGTTCAAAATCATTAGATAAGGGTGCAGTACATCAAGGTTATGTCTACAGACAAGCTGTAGAGACTATAGAGCACTATATACATTCGTCACCTAATGTTAGACATGTGTTTATAGGATTCAACGCTTTAAATACTGCTGAACAACAACTCATCCAAGCTCTACTCTCAGAGGGCAACGCAGAAATATACTGGGATACCGAAAAATCTTTTTTGAATAATCCCTTCCATGAGACTAACTCATTTGTAAAAAACTATAAATCTAAGTGGTCATACTATAACTCAAATCCTTTTAACTGGACCTTTGATAATTACAGCTCTCATAAAAATATCGCTACATATGCATGCTCTCAAGATATTTTACAAGCTAAAACATTAGGAACAATTCTTTCTAAAATCTCAAGTCAAGAACTATCTAACACCGCGATTGTATTAGGAGAAGAATCTCTTTTATTACCAGTTCTTAATGCCTTGCCTCGCACTATACAAAAGGTGAATATTACTATGGGCTTACCTTTGAGTAAGACACCCACAGCTTCCTTTTTTGACCAGCTTATTACCTTAAAAAAGAATCCTCATAAAAATGGTTATTATTTTAAGGATGTTTTAAATATTCTTCGCAATCCATTATCTGCTGCACTGCTAGGGTCACAGACAGAGCATTTAGAGCATGAAATTATAACTAATAATCTTATATTCATTAGTGTTCCTCGACTTGCTGAGCTTAGTAGTAATAGCACAGATACTGTTTTCAATTTATTATTTCAAACTTGGAATGAAAACCCTAAAGAGGCTGTGATAAATTGTATACGTATCATAGAAGCACTGAGGGCATTATTTGATACTGGTAACAACACACTACAGCTTGAATACATTTATGGTTTTTACGTTGCATTTAATAAGCTCAAGCAGCTTATGGATGCGCAGGATCATATTAAAGATATATCAACGTTCATTCACTTTTATAGAGAAATATTATCGTCAGAAACTATTGATTTGCGGGGTGATCCTGAGCAAGGTCTTCAGATTATGGGAGTATTAGAGTCAAGGGTTCTTGATTATAAACATGTCATTATAACTTCTGTAAATGAGGGAATATTACCTTCTGGTAAAAGTCAGAATTCATACATCCCTTATGACTTAAAAAAACTCTATAATTTACCGACCTACTCAGAGAAGGATGCCGTTTATGCATATCACTTCTATCATTTGTTACACAGAGCAAACACTGTAGATTTACTATATACAACACATAGTACCGGTTTAGGTAGCAGTGAAAAAAGTCGATTTATAAGACAAATAGAAGAGGAAGGTATACACAATATAAAGAAACACGTCGTTACTCCATCTACAATAAAGATTGAAGAGCGATTACCTCACATTCCTAAGGACACAGCTATTATTGATTCTCTTAAGAACCTATTTAAAAAAGGTATTTCACCCTCTGCGCTCACGACTTACCTGAGAGATCCTATCGTGTTTTATGAACGATATGTTCTCGGCGTCAATTCGAGTAATGAAGTAGAAGAAACTGTGGCGGCAAATACCATGGGTACCATCGTTCATAATACACTTGAAGAATTATATAAACCCCACGTAGGACAACAATTAACTGTTACCATCATTGAAGAATTACTTACAATGATAGAAGTTGAAGTTCGCAACCAATTTAAACTAGTATATGGTCTCAATCATATCACTGAGGGTAAAAATAAGATAGTCTATGCAATAGTAACTCGATATGTTGAGAATTACCTCAAAAGAGAAAAAGGACTCCTTAAAAAGGGTGATACAGTAATTCTTAAATCTGTAGAAGATGATTTAAGAAACATACAACTTACGGAGGATATATTTTTAAGAGGAAAAGTAGACCTTGTAGAACAACGCAATAACAATGTTAATATCGTAGATTATAAAACTGGAAAAGTAGCTCAGAAGGATTTAAACCTCTCTGCCTTTAATGATTTACTATTGCCAGAAGGGAAGTTTGAAAAAGCTTTTCAAGTATTGATGTATGCTTATATGCTTAACAAGAAAAAACCACTCGATTTCCCAGTAAGCGTTGGTATCATATCTTTCAAAAATTTACAGTCGGGCTATCTTCCATTTCGATATAATAAAAATGAGCAGGTCACAGAGGATACACTTTTGGAGTTTGAAGTAGTTTTAAAATCCCTCATAGCAGAGATACTCAATCCAGAAATTCCGTTTACACAAAGGGAGGTGTAA
- a CDS encoding OmpA family protein — protein sequence MKHLSRFLVAALMILAIGSSVNAQDANNPWAISIGANAIDTYPVGDAIREAGTNLEVRGNLFEEFYNVEDHWNIIPSLSYINVSRYLGDGFVFGVSGSLNRIEKLGDSSPRQELQYYAADGDFSYSFRDLINGQGGWFDPSLSVGAGYTWVENSITSDLDGFGTANAAAGLKIWLGENFNVGLQSKYKHAFEDEGVKHFQHVAAIGIVFGGKDTDGDGIYDKDDACPEVAGLPEFNGCPDSDGDGIEDSKDACPTVAGLAEFDGCPDTDGDGIPDPKDACPTVAGIAALGGCPDADGDGIKDADDACPNEAGPRSNNGCPFEDKDGDGVLDKDDECPDVAGTVANNGCPEVSVEVLNELNVETKKVLFDYNKASIRTESYATLDKVASVMMEYPTTRFLIEGHTDDRGRDAYNLNLSDQRAASVRSYLTGKGIPASRLESKGFGEARPVASNKTAAGRQENRRVELSILEQ from the coding sequence ATGAAACATCTTAGCAGATTTTTAGTTGCAGCGCTTATGATTCTTGCTATAGGATCATCTGTGAATGCACAAGACGCAAACAATCCTTGGGCAATTTCTATCGGAGCTAACGCTATCGATACATATCCTGTAGGGGATGCAATTCGTGAGGCTGGCACTAACTTAGAAGTTAGAGGAAACCTCTTTGAAGAATTCTACAATGTAGAAGATCACTGGAATATTATTCCTTCTTTATCTTACATTAATGTTTCTCGTTACTTAGGTGATGGGTTCGTATTTGGAGTATCTGGATCTTTAAATAGAATTGAAAAATTAGGAGATTCTTCTCCAAGACAAGAACTTCAATATTACGCAGCAGATGGTGATTTCTCCTATAGTTTTAGAGATCTAATCAATGGTCAGGGTGGATGGTTTGATCCTAGCCTTTCTGTAGGTGCTGGTTATACTTGGGTTGAAAACTCAATAACTTCTGATTTAGATGGCTTTGGAACTGCAAATGCCGCTGCTGGATTAAAAATATGGTTAGGTGAAAACTTCAACGTAGGTTTACAGTCTAAATACAAGCACGCTTTTGAGGACGAAGGAGTAAAACACTTCCAACACGTTGCTGCTATAGGTATTGTTTTCGGAGGAAAAGATACTGATGGTGATGGTATATATGACAAAGATGACGCTTGTCCAGAAGTAGCAGGTTTACCTGAATTTAACGGTTGTCCTGATTCTGACGGAGATGGTATCGAAGATTCTAAAGATGCTTGTCCAACTGTTGCTGGTTTAGCTGAGTTTGATGGATGTCCTGATACTGACGGAGACGGAATCCCTGATCCTAAAGATGCTTGTCCTACTGTTGCTGGAATCGCTGCTTTAGGTGGTTGTCCTGATGCTGATGGAGACGGAATCAAAGATGCTGATGATGCTTGTCCTAATGAAGCTGGACCACGTTCAAACAACGGATGTCCTTTTGAAGATAAAGATGGTGACGGTGTACTTGACAAAGATGACGAATGTCCAGATGTTGCAGGAACTGTAGCAAATAACGGATGTCCTGAAGTATCTGTTGAAGTTCTTAACGAACTAAACGTTGAAACTAAAAAAGTACTTTTTGATTACAACAAAGCATCAATCAGAACTGAATCTTATGCAACTCTTGATAAAGTAGCATCAGTAATGATGGAATATCCAACAACTCGTTTCCTTATCGAAGGTCACACTGATGATAGAGGACGTGATGCTTATAACTTAAACCTTTCTGATCAGAGAGCAGCTTCAGTAAGAAGCTACTTAACAGGAAAAGGAATCCCAGCGTCTCGTTTAGAGTCTAAAGGATTTGGTGAAGCTAGACCAGTTGCTTCAAATAAAACTGCTGCAGGACGTCAAGAGAACAGACGTGTTGAGCTTTCTATTCTTGAGCAATAG
- the kbl gene encoding glycine C-acetyltransferase codes for MYGNIQQYLQKELAEIKEAGLYKKERIITSAQDAVITISTGEKVINFCANNYLGLSSHPEVIQAAKDTMDTHGFGMSSVRFICGTQDIHKELEHRIAKFYGTEDTILYAAAFDANGGVFEPLLGAEDAIISDSLNHASIIDGVRLCKAARYRYANNDMADLEEQLKKANENGARHKIIVTDGVFSMDGLVAPLDQICDLADKYDALVMIDECHATGFIGDRGIGTLEEKGVLGRVDIITGTLGKALGGAMGGYTTAKKEVIEILRQRSRPYLFSNSLAPAIVGASIKVFDMLEKDTSLRDKLAHNTAYFKKGMKDAGFDIIDGESAIVPVMLYDAQLSQNMADALLEEGIYVIGFFFPVVPKGKARIRVQLSAAHTIEHLDTAINAFIKVGKALKVV; via the coding sequence ATGTACGGTAATATCCAACAATATTTACAAAAAGAACTTGCTGAAATTAAAGAGGCAGGACTATATAAGAAAGAGCGCATCATTACATCTGCACAAGATGCTGTAATTACTATTTCTACAGGAGAAAAGGTAATTAACTTTTGTGCAAATAATTACTTAGGACTTTCTTCACATCCAGAGGTAATACAAGCAGCCAAAGACACTATGGATACACATGGTTTTGGTATGAGTTCTGTGCGCTTTATTTGTGGTACTCAAGATATACACAAAGAATTAGAACATCGTATTGCTAAGTTTTACGGAACAGAGGATACCATTTTATATGCAGCGGCCTTTGATGCAAATGGTGGAGTTTTTGAACCATTACTTGGCGCAGAAGATGCTATAATCTCTGACTCACTTAACCACGCTTCTATTATAGACGGTGTAAGACTTTGTAAAGCTGCAAGATATCGTTATGCAAATAATGACATGGCAGATCTGGAAGAGCAACTTAAAAAAGCAAATGAAAATGGCGCTCGTCATAAAATCATTGTGACAGATGGTGTATTCTCCATGGACGGACTTGTTGCACCATTAGACCAGATTTGTGATCTAGCTGATAAGTATGATGCACTAGTAATGATAGATGAATGTCACGCCACTGGATTTATAGGCGATCGTGGTATAGGTACTCTTGAAGAAAAAGGTGTGTTAGGAAGAGTAGATATTATCACTGGAACATTAGGAAAGGCGCTTGGAGGTGCTATGGGTGGATATACTACAGCAAAGAAAGAAGTTATAGAGATACTACGCCAGCGTAGTCGTCCTTATTTATTTTCAAACTCCCTTGCCCCGGCAATTGTAGGTGCTTCTATCAAGGTCTTTGACATGCTAGAAAAAGACACCTCGCTCAGAGATAAGCTTGCTCACAATACTGCATATTTCAAAAAAGGAATGAAAGATGCTGGTTTTGATATAATAGATGGTGAATCTGCTATTGTACCTGTTATGCTTTATGACGCGCAGCTTTCTCAAAATATGGCTGATGCACTATTAGAAGAAGGAATTTATGTAATAGGGTTTTTCTTCCCTGTTGTTCCTAAGGGAAAAGCTAGAATCAGAGTGCAATTAAGTGCTGCTCATACCATAGAACATTTAGATACGGCTATCAACGCATTTATTAAGGTTGGAAAAGCATTAAAAGTTGTTTAA
- a CDS encoding UvrD-helicase domain-containing protein, which yields MTETNTFIVLNASAGSGKTYSLVKQYITTLLKSNDANKFRHLLAITFTNKAVAEMKNRVLDTLKNLGHYEPGNKKPDMLDDLVSSSGLPEDVVVKKAKEILNRILHNYAAFDIVTIDTLTHRIIRTFAKDLNISGSFEVSLDQKTLNAQAVDALIAKVGIDDEITKVLINFALEKADDDKSWDIARDLLEIANLLHNENDLKALELIKDKSLADFDTLTSYLHAQIKSLSSAQKQLGEDLIALIHELGLDQKSFASGYFYKFMLQVANGVQGLAYTGSAYKDNITSYTFYTKTQKDHIKATIDGHRDHFIATFLKLKELASKQNMLQSFRSKIIPLSVLHLIKKELELIKEDENVLLISDFNALIAQSLKDQPAAFLYERLGERYTNYFIDEFQDTSVIQWDNLIPLIDNTISSEAEDTVANSLLLVGDPKQAIYRWRGGEAEQFIALSNQTNPFSTPATIDRLETNYRSSAEIINFNNQFFTHLATHFDNELYREIYYKDNSQQTNSNTEGFVSLEFLEYDNKEEANEIYPARIIEIINEATTQGYLHSDICILTRNNIDGSLIATALQEANVEVVSSESLLISNSSTVQFIHAFATMLSYPSQIENRLPVLYFLATYYNVEDTHSFYSTNTSCTFLEFIEHLQQFDVFVHIDYMQTLPLYEYLESIVRLFNLTAISDAYVVAYLDLAYSYSQNKSGGILGFIDYWEEKKEKSSIVAPEQDSAVQTMTIHKSKGLEFPIVIYPYASSDLYRVRGEHQWYPIDDPEFGGFKTLMVPHNSALKDFGDAGSTLYETRNNEQQFDTINVLYVALTRAAERLYVLSRFRESKEKINTYSDLFIDYLKTNNLWNEDQRTYTFGRETPAKIEDNKADYTSFIPSIISTSKEELGIQIITQATFLWDEQKQNAITYGNLIHELMAQINSYTDLTHVLEDAVKQGIVPEEGYETINNVLRNITSNHQLTDYYQDQNTVYNERMILSSDGSFYIPDRVVVLPNGDTTIIDYKTGMHNPSHSKQIAMYGALYEEMGFKVANKFLVYIDATVDVISV from the coding sequence ATGACCGAAACTAATACGTTTATCGTACTTAATGCTTCTGCGGGATCTGGAAAAACATACAGTCTCGTAAAGCAATATATTACTACGCTACTAAAAAGTAACGATGCTAATAAATTTAGACATCTTCTTGCTATTACGTTTACAAATAAGGCGGTAGCCGAAATGAAAAATCGTGTACTAGACACGCTCAAAAACTTAGGTCATTATGAGCCTGGCAATAAAAAACCAGACATGCTAGACGACTTAGTTTCATCTAGTGGATTACCTGAGGATGTAGTCGTAAAGAAAGCTAAAGAAATACTCAATCGTATACTTCATAATTATGCCGCCTTTGATATTGTCACGATAGATACGCTTACCCATAGAATCATACGCACTTTTGCAAAAGATCTAAATATCTCTGGTAGTTTTGAGGTTTCCCTTGATCAGAAAACACTTAATGCCCAAGCGGTAGATGCACTCATTGCAAAGGTGGGCATAGATGATGAGATTACTAAAGTCCTAATAAATTTTGCTTTAGAAAAAGCAGATGATGATAAGAGCTGGGACATTGCCCGTGATTTACTAGAAATAGCAAATTTATTGCACAATGAAAATGATCTCAAGGCGCTAGAGCTCATTAAAGATAAATCCCTTGCAGATTTTGACACATTAACTAGCTATTTACATGCTCAGATTAAGTCACTTTCCTCCGCTCAAAAACAACTAGGAGAAGATCTTATCGCATTAATACACGAGCTAGGGTTAGATCAAAAAAGTTTTGCGAGTGGATATTTTTATAAATTCATGCTCCAAGTTGCAAATGGGGTACAAGGACTTGCGTATACAGGATCGGCTTATAAAGATAATATTACGTCTTACACCTTTTATACAAAGACTCAAAAAGACCATATCAAAGCTACCATTGATGGGCATAGGGATCATTTTATAGCAACGTTCTTGAAGCTTAAGGAACTTGCTTCTAAGCAGAATATGTTACAATCTTTTAGATCTAAGATTATACCACTGTCCGTTTTGCACTTAATCAAGAAAGAGCTAGAGCTTATCAAAGAAGATGAAAATGTGTTACTCATCTCAGATTTTAACGCGCTTATAGCGCAGTCGCTTAAAGATCAGCCAGCCGCTTTTTTATATGAAAGACTTGGCGAGCGGTACACAAATTATTTTATAGACGAGTTTCAAGATACTTCGGTAATACAATGGGACAATTTAATCCCACTTATAGATAACACCATAAGTAGTGAGGCAGAAGATACTGTTGCAAATTCCCTATTGCTTGTAGGAGACCCCAAACAAGCGATCTATAGATGGAGAGGAGGAGAAGCAGAGCAATTTATAGCGTTAAGTAATCAAACAAACCCCTTTTCAACTCCAGCAACCATAGACCGCCTAGAGACTAACTATAGAAGTAGCGCCGAAATTATAAACTTTAATAATCAGTTTTTTACGCATCTCGCAACTCACTTTGATAACGAATTATATAGAGAAATTTATTATAAAGACAACTCACAACAAACTAATAGTAACACAGAGGGCTTTGTCTCTCTTGAGTTTTTGGAATATGACAATAAAGAAGAAGCAAATGAAATATATCCTGCGCGCATTATTGAAATTATAAATGAAGCTACTACCCAAGGCTACTTGCATAGTGACATTTGTATACTTACGAGAAATAATATAGATGGCTCATTAATAGCAACTGCCTTACAAGAGGCAAATGTAGAAGTTGTGTCTTCTGAGAGCTTGCTTATCTCAAACTCTAGCACAGTACAATTTATTCATGCATTTGCCACAATGCTCTCCTACCCTAGTCAAATAGAAAATAGATTGCCTGTACTCTACTTTTTGGCAACTTACTATAATGTAGAAGACACGCACTCATTTTATAGTACCAACACCTCATGTACATTTTTAGAATTCATAGAGCATTTACAGCAATTTGATGTTTTTGTGCACATTGACTACATGCAAACGCTACCTCTCTATGAATATCTGGAATCGATAGTGAGATTATTTAATCTCACCGCAATTTCTGATGCTTACGTAGTAGCTTATCTTGATCTTGCTTATAGTTACTCACAGAATAAAAGTGGTGGTATCCTCGGTTTTATCGACTATTGGGAAGAAAAAAAGGAGAAGTCTAGTATTGTTGCTCCGGAGCAAGATAGTGCTGTACAAACCATGACAATTCATAAATCTAAAGGATTAGAGTTTCCTATTGTTATCTACCCTTATGCAAGTTCAGATTTATATAGAGTACGAGGAGAACACCAATGGTATCCTATAGATGATCCAGAATTTGGAGGATTTAAAACGTTGATGGTTCCCCATAATAGTGCACTCAAAGATTTTGGTGACGCTGGCTCGACATTATATGAGACCAGAAATAATGAACAGCAGTTTGACACCATTAATGTATTGTACGTTGCACTCACAAGAGCCGCAGAACGATTATATGTGTTGTCACGCTTTCGCGAAAGCAAAGAAAAAATAAATACCTACAGTGATTTGTTTATAGATTATCTTAAAACAAATAATCTATGGAATGAAGACCAACGCACCTATACTTTTGGACGTGAGACACCTGCAAAAATAGAAGACAACAAAGCAGATTACACCTCATTTATTCCTTCCATCATCTCTACCTCAAAAGAAGAATTGGGCATTCAGATCATTACTCAGGCCACTTTTTTATGGGATGAGCAAAAACAAAATGCTATTACCTATGGTAATCTCATCCATGAGCTAATGGCTCAGATTAATAGTTATACAGACCTCACGCATGTACTAGAAGATGCCGTAAAGCAAGGTATTGTTCCAGAGGAAGGATATGAAACCATTAATAATGTTCTTCGCAACATTACGAGCAATCACCAATTAACCGATTATTACCAAGATCAAAATACAGTTTACAACGAGCGAATGATTTTATCTAGTGATGGTTCATTTTATATACCTGACAGAGTTGTTGTATTACCCAATGGTGATACCACTATTATAGATTACAAAACCGGGATGCATAATCCATCACACAGTAAACAAATCGCTATGTATGGAGCACTATATGAGGAAATGGGGTTTAAAGTAGCTAATAAGTTTCTAGTATATATAGACGCCACTGTAGATGTGATATCTGTTTAA
- a CDS encoding superoxide dismutase: protein MSFTLPELPYAKDALEPNIDAKTMEIHHGKHHAGYTSKLNAAIEGTDLNGKTIENILINLDMSNTAVRNNGGGFYNHRLFWEVMSPDGGGEPTGELAEAINAAYGNFESFKDKFSSAAGGQFGSGWAWLCVHEGGKVEVCSTPNQDNPLMPKVGCGGFPILGLDVWEHAYYLNYQNRRPDYVNAFFNVINWEKVSALYAQNK, encoded by the coding sequence ATGTCATTTACGTTACCAGAATTACCATACGCTAAGGATGCACTAGAGCCTAATATTGATGCTAAAACAATGGAGATACACCACGGGAAGCATCACGCTGGTTATACTTCAAAGCTTAATGCGGCTATCGAAGGAACAGACCTTAATGGGAAAACTATAGAAAATATCCTTATAAACCTAGATATGTCTAACACTGCTGTGCGTAACAACGGCGGAGGTTTTTACAACCACAGACTATTTTGGGAAGTAATGTCACCAGATGGTGGAGGAGAACCTACGGGAGAACTTGCCGAGGCAATAAATGCTGCTTACGGAAACTTTGAGTCTTTTAAAGATAAATTTTCATCTGCAGCTGGAGGACAGTTTGGTTCAGGATGGGCTTGGCTTTGTGTACACGAAGGTGGAAAAGTTGAGGTATGCTCAACTCCTAACCAAGATAACCCACTAATGCCTAAAGTAGGGTGTGGAGGTTTTCCAATCTTGGGGCTTGATGTATGGGAGCATGCATATTACTTAAACTATCAAAACAGACGTCCAGATTATGTAAACGCATTTTTTAATGTGATTAATTGGGAAAAAGTATCTGCATTATATGCTCAGAACAAATAA
- a CDS encoding amidophosphoribosyltransferase, with translation MSDAIKHECGIAVIRLKKPLEFYKEKYGTAFYGVNKMYLMMEKQHNRGQDGAGFASIKLDVAPGQRYISRQRSTAQQPIQDIFAEINGRINEFMTANPDKKDDVAWQKSNVPYIGELLLGHVRYGTFGKNSVESVHPFLRQNNWMHRNLIVAGNFNMTNVNQLFDKLVSLGQHPKEQADTITVMEKIGHFLDDEVGKLYKKLKKEGFNKQQASPQIAERLKVGKILRRASKDWDGGYAMAGLLGHGDAFVLRDPAGIRPAYYFENDEVAVVASERPVIQTAFNVPFDEVKELNPGAAVIIKKNGTLTIQQIIEPLERKACSFERIYFSRGSDAEIYKERKMLGRLLMPRVLESINHDTKNSVFSFIPNTAETSFYGLVEAAQDELNKQKGQKILAAKGNLNESELTEILSQRLRTEKIAIKDAKLRTFITEDSSRDDLVAHVYDVTYGVIKPEDKLVIIDDSIVRGTTLKKSIIKMMARLNPAKIIVVSSAPQIRYPDCYGIDMARLEDFIAFRAAIALLKENGKESLIQEVYEKCKAQVDLDDKEVKNHVKDIYAPFEQREVSKKIAELLTDSSVKTEVDIIYQTVENLHKACPDNLGDWYFTGDYPTAGGNRVVNKAFINYVEGNKERAY, from the coding sequence ATGAGTGACGCTATCAAGCATGAATGTGGTATTGCAGTTATAAGACTAAAAAAACCACTTGAATTTTACAAAGAGAAATACGGTACTGCTTTTTACGGAGTAAATAAGATGTACTTAATGATGGAAAAGCAGCACAATCGTGGTCAAGATGGTGCAGGTTTTGCTAGTATAAAACTAGATGTCGCTCCTGGGCAACGCTACATATCTAGACAGCGATCTACAGCACAGCAGCCTATACAAGATATTTTTGCAGAGATTAATGGTCGTATTAACGAGTTTATGACTGCAAATCCTGATAAGAAGGATGATGTAGCCTGGCAGAAGAGTAATGTTCCTTACATAGGAGAGTTATTACTAGGTCACGTGCGTTATGGAACCTTTGGAAAAAACAGCGTTGAGAGTGTACACCCATTTTTACGTCAAAATAACTGGATGCACCGTAACCTTATCGTTGCAGGAAATTTCAACATGACTAATGTAAATCAGCTTTTTGACAAGTTGGTTTCTTTAGGACAGCACCCAAAAGAGCAGGCGGATACCATTACAGTAATGGAAAAAATAGGACACTTTCTAGATGATGAAGTTGGTAAACTTTACAAGAAATTAAAAAAGGAAGGATTTAATAAACAACAAGCCTCTCCTCAAATAGCAGAGAGACTTAAAGTAGGTAAAATACTTAGAAGAGCTTCAAAAGATTGGGATGGTGGCTATGCAATGGCTGGACTTCTAGGTCATGGTGATGCCTTTGTTTTGAGAGATCCTGCGGGAATAAGACCTGCATATTATTTTGAAAACGACGAAGTAGCTGTCGTAGCTAGTGAGCGCCCTGTGATTCAAACAGCGTTTAACGTGCCTTTTGATGAAGTGAAGGAATTAAATCCAGGAGCTGCTGTCATCATTAAAAAGAATGGAACACTTACGATACAGCAAATTATAGAACCATTAGAGCGCAAGGCTTGTTCTTTTGAGCGTATTTACTTTTCGAGAGGTTCTGATGCAGAAATTTACAAAGAGCGTAAAATGCTTGGACGTTTATTAATGCCTCGTGTACTAGAGAGTATTAATCACGATACGAAGAACTCTGTGTTCTCATTTATTCCTAACACGGCTGAGACTTCTTTTTACGGTCTTGTAGAGGCTGCTCAAGATGAACTAAACAAGCAAAAAGGACAGAAGATTCTTGCTGCGAAGGGAAATCTAAATGAAAGTGAACTAACAGAGATTCTCTCACAGCGCTTGCGTACAGAGAAGATTGCCATAAAAGATGCAAAGCTCCGCACGTTTATTACAGAAGACAGTAGTCGTGACGATCTAGTAGCCCACGTTTATGACGTTACCTACGGTGTTATTAAACCAGAAGACAAACTCGTAATTATAGACGATAGCATTGTGCGCGGTACAACGCTTAAGAAGAGTATTATCAAAATGATGGCACGTTTAAACCCTGCCAAAATTATTGTAGTCTCTAGTGCTCCTCAAATACGATATCCAGATTGCTACGGTATTGATATGGCGCGACTAGAAGATTTTATAGCTTTTAGAGCCGCGATTGCTTTACTCAAGGAAAATGGCAAAGAAAGTCTTATACAAGAGGTTTATGAGAAGTGTAAGGCACAAGTAGATCTAGATGACAAGGAAGTAAAGAACCACGTTAAAGATATCTATGCTCCTTTTGAGCAGAGAGAAGTGTCTAAAAAGATTGCAGAATTACTTACCGATAGCTCGGTAAAAACAGAAGTAGATATCATCTATCAAACGGTAGAAAACTTGCATAAAGCGTGTCCTGATAATCTTGGAGATTGGTACTTTACTGGAGACTATCCTACAGCTGGAGGTAACCGCGTTGTAAACAAAGCATTCATTAATTATGTAGAAGGAAATAAAGAGAGAGCCTATTAA